In one Micromonospora polyrhachis genomic region, the following are encoded:
- a CDS encoding MaoC family dehydratase has product MEGTAPSGYRRVGENRYREAVGFYYEEFVVGMVIEHRPGRTVTEMDNVLMSTLSMNDSPLHIDGAFCEHTPWQRTIVSSLVTLSIVGGMTARSTSGRGIANLGWDRIRMTNPVFAGDTLYAESEVLATRLSASRPGDGIVTCRTTGIKSTGEVVLTFDRSFLVPTLANGIDDKTGY; this is encoded by the coding sequence ATGGAGGGTACGGCCCCGAGCGGATATCGCCGTGTCGGAGAGAACCGCTACCGGGAGGCGGTCGGCTTCTACTACGAGGAATTCGTGGTGGGAATGGTGATCGAGCACCGTCCCGGCCGGACCGTTACGGAGATGGACAACGTCCTGATGAGCACCCTGAGCATGAACGACTCGCCGTTGCACATCGACGGCGCGTTCTGCGAACACACACCGTGGCAGCGGACGATCGTCTCCAGCCTGGTCACCCTGAGCATCGTCGGCGGCATGACGGCCCGGAGCACCAGTGGTCGGGGCATCGCCAACCTCGGCTGGGACCGGATCCGGATGACCAATCCGGTCTTCGCCGGCGACACCCTCTACGCCGAGAGCGAGGTCCTGGCCACGCGCCTCTCCGCCAGTCGTCCAGGTGACGGCATCGTGACCTGCCGGACGACCGGCATCAAGTCCACCGGCGAGGTGGTCCTCACCTTCGACCGCAGTTTCCTGGTGCCGACTCTGGCCAACGGCATTGACGACAAGACCGGGTACTGA